The following DNA comes from Tepidanaerobacter syntrophicus.
TTCAGCGCTCATTTCAGTGAGGATGCCGCATACTTTTTTGCCGTGAATTAAAATGTCATTAGGCCATTTTATGTCTGCTTCAATTTCTATTTCAGACCTAATAGCTTCAGCTACCGCAACTGCCGTCATAATGGTAAGCTTTGGAGCGTCTTGGGGTAATAAATAAGGTCTTAGAATCACAGAAAGCCAAATTCCGCCCAGCGGCGACTGCCACTGTCTTTCTATACGTCCCCTGCCTCTGTTTTGTCTTTCCGCTATCACTAATGTTCCCTCAGGCGCCCCTTCTTGAGCTATTTTTTTTGCCGCATTATTAGTTGAGTCGATAAGTGAATAATAATAAATTTCGCTCCCCAAAATAGATAAATCGCAGGACGACCATATCTCTTCAGGAAGCAAGAGGTCCGGCGACTCTTCGATACAATAGCCTAAGCGCGATGAGGATTTTATTTTATAACCCCACTCTCTTAATGTATTTATTTGCTTCCATACTGCTGTGCGGCTTATACCAAAGTCTTTGCTGATTTTTTCGCCTGAAATATATCTTCCTCTATTTTCAAGAAGTAACATTAAAAGTTCATTCGGCTGTGATTTATTAGATACTAATGTAAGATTTTCGTTCACTATTACAGCACCTCTTGTTTCGGTAATATACTATAATGCCGCCGGAAACTGATTCCGGCGGCATTATGAAGAAATTTAACTAAGCTTTAACCTCATATGTCCCAACTACCGGCACTCCTGCCAAGGTATCTTTTACAGGACAGTGTGTCTCGATAAATTTATACAATCTATCTATATTCTCTTTTGGAGAGTCGGATACTATATGCATTTTATAGCGGATTTCCGAAAAACCCTTTCTTACATTAGGATTTTTGCCTGTAAAACCGTCAGGGTCTATGTCGCCTTCCAGCTCCACTGAAAAACCCTTAAGATCTACATTAAATTTTGGAGCAAAGGAACTTGCTACAATACTCATGCAGCCGCCTAGGGCACATAACAATAATTCAACAGGATTCATAGCTGTGTCTGTGCCGCCATCGCTTATAGGCTCATCAACTGTAACCTTAAAGTTTCTGGCCGCACATTCCACTAAAGTGCCACTTTTCCAATCAGCTTTTGCTTTTACTGTATTTACCGCCATTGTCGACACCTCCATGTGAAATTTACTACAATTAAATTATACCGCTTTTTCTGCTTATTGTCACGGGTTTAGTTAATTTACTTTACTTGTTCTTCCTTTCATTTTCTGCCGATCTTGGCGGGAGAGCACTGCCTTTCTCATCCTGAGGCTTTTCG
Coding sequences within:
- a CDS encoding biotin--[acetyl-CoA-carboxylase] ligase, whose translation is MLLLENRGRYISGEKISKDFGISRTAVWKQINTLREWGYKIKSSSRLGYCIEESPDLLLPEEIWSSCDLSILGSEIYYYSLIDSTNNAAKKIAQEGAPEGTLVIAERQNRGRGRIERQWQSPLGGIWLSVILRPYLLPQDAPKLTIMTAVAVAEAIRSEIEIEADIKWPNDILIHGKKVCGILTEMSAELDAVNYVVIGVGINANNDSFSEELKDIAVSLKEVKGQKINRLKLLCAVLSKLEDYYEKAETEGFYEILERWKSLCVNLGKKVNIKSINGSFEGTAVDIDEFGALLVKKQDGDIARVLSGDVSLRQNED
- a CDS encoding OsmC family protein — its product is MAVNTVKAKADWKSGTLVECAARNFKVTVDEPISDGGTDTAMNPVELLLCALGGCMSIVASSFAPKFNVDLKGFSVELEGDIDPDGFTGKNPNVRKGFSEIRYKMHIVSDSPKENIDRLYKFIETHCPVKDTLAGVPVVGTYEVKA